The Struthio camelus isolate bStrCam1 chromosome 17, bStrCam1.hap1, whole genome shotgun sequence genome window below encodes:
- the LIMK2 gene encoding LIM domain kinase 2 isoform X1, which translates to MEELPGEEIWRCLGCGDSIAAGQRIYRTVNEAWHSSCFRCSECQDPLTNWYYEKDGKLYCHKDYWGKFGESCHGCSLLMTGPVMVAGEYKYHPECFACMSCKVIIEDGDTYALVQHSSLYCGKCHNQIVLTPMIEKHSTESLREQLPYTLTLISMPAATDGKRGFSVTVEGGCSSYATGVQVKEVNRMHISPDVRNAIHPADRILEINGAPIRTLQVEEVEDLIRKTSQTLQLLIEHDPVSQRLDRLRLDSRLPTHIKSPISPCSISPLEIKENLEGTLRRRSLRRSNSISKSPGPSSPKEPLLLSRDISRSESLRSSSSCSQQIFRPCDLIHGEVLGKGFFGQAIKVTHKATGKVMVMKELIRCDEETQKTFLTEVKVMRSLDHPNVLKFIGVLYKDKKLNLLTEYIEGGTLKDFLRNADPFPWQQKVSFAKGIASGMAYLHSMCIIHRDLNSHNCLIKLDKTVVVADFGLSRLIVEERKKPTLEKPSAKKRTLRKSDRKKRYTVVGNPYWMAPEMLNGQSYDETVDIFSFGIVLCEIIGQVYADPDCLPRTLDFGLNVKLFWEKFVPADCPPAFFPLAAICCRLEPESRPTFSKLEDCFEALSLFLGELAIPLPSELEELDHNVSVQYGLSRDKLPENTT; encoded by the exons GTGCTCTGAATGTCAGGATCCCCTCACTAACTGGTACTATGAGAAAGACGGGAAGCTTTACTGTCACAAAGACTACTGGGGGAAGTTTGGAGAATCTTGCCATGGCTGCTCTCTGCTGATGACTGGACCTGTGATG GTGGCAGGCGAATACAAGTATCATCCCGAGTGCTTTGCTTGTATGAGCTGCAAAGTGATCATTGAAGATGGGGACACTTATGCACTCGTGCAGCATTCCAGTCTCTACTG tGGAAAATGCCATAACCAGATTGTGCTGACACCAATGATAGAAAAACACTCCACTGAGTCTCTGCGTGAGCAGCTGCCCTATACACTGACCCTCATCTCCATGCCGGCAGCCACTGATGGCAAGAGAGGATTCTCCGTGACTGTTGAAGGTGGCTGCTCCAGCTATGCCACTGGAGTCCAGGTGAAAGA AGTTAACAGGATGCACATCAGCCCAGATGTCCGAAATGCCATCCACCCTGCGGATCGTATTCTGGAGATTAATGGAGCTCCTATTCGTACATTACAGGTGGAGGAG GTGGAGGACTTGATTCGCAAGACTAGCCAAACGCTTCAGCTGCTGATAGAGCATGACCCTGTCTCACAGCGCTTAGACAGACTCCGTTTGGACTCCCGGCTTCCCACCCACATAAAGTCTCCCATCTCCCCCTGCTCCATCTCTCCACTGGAAATCAAGGAGAACTTGGAAGGAACGCTCCGCCGACGCTCCCTCAG GCGAAGTAACAGCATTTCTAAGTCTCCTGGCCCCAGTTCTCCAAAAGAACCACTCCTTCTGAGCCGTGACATCAGTCGCTCTGAATCCCTACGTTCTTCTTCTAGCTGCTCTCAGCAGATCTTCCGGCCCTGCGACCTGATTCATGGCGAAGTACTAGGAAAAGGATTTTTTGGGCAAGCAATCAAG GTGACTCACAAAGCAACAGGAAAGGTGATGGTGATGAAGGAGCTGATTCGCTGTGATGAGGAGACACAGAAGACTTTCTTGACAGAG GTGAAAGTAATGCGCAGCCTGGATCACCCCAATGTGCTGAAGTTCATCGGAGTACTGTACAAGGACAAGAAGCTGAATCTCCTCACCGAGTACATTGAGGGGGGCACTCTGAAGGACTTCCTCCGCAATGCG GACCCATTTCCCTGGCAGCAGAAGGTCAGCTTTGCCAAAGGAATTGCCTCTGGAATG GCCTACTTGCACTCCATGTGCATCATTCACAGAGACCTGAATTCACACAATTGCCTAATCAAGTTG GATAAGACGGTGGTGGTGGCTGACTTCGGTCTATCTCGGCTGattgtggaggagaggaaaaagcccACTTTGGAGAAGCCTTCTGCCAAGAAGCGAACCCTGCGCAAGAGTGACAGGAAAAAGCGCTACACAGTGGTTGGGAACCCGTACTGGATGGCTCCAGAGATGTTAAATG GACAGAGCTATGATGAGACTGTGGATATCTTCTCATTTGGGATTGTTCTCTGTGAA ATCATAGGCCAGGTGTATGCTGATCCAGACTGCCTCCCACGCACACTGGATTTTGGCCTTAATGTCAAGCTGTTCTGGGAGAAGTTTGTTCCTGCTGACTGTCCTCCAGCCTTCTTCCCTCTGGCTGCCATTTGCTGCAGACTGGAACCGGAGAGCAG GCCCACTTTTTCCAAGCTGGAAGATTGCTTtgaagctctctctctcttcctgggaGAACTGGCCATTCCCCTCCCATctgagctggaggagctggaccACAACGTGAGCGTGCAGTATGGACTGAGCCGTGACAAGTTACCTGAAAACACAACCTAG
- the LIMK2 gene encoding LIM domain kinase 2 isoform X2, which produces MGSYLSAPTYFAPKDPFRCSECQDPLTNWYYEKDGKLYCHKDYWGKFGESCHGCSLLMTGPVMVAGEYKYHPECFACMSCKVIIEDGDTYALVQHSSLYCGKCHNQIVLTPMIEKHSTESLREQLPYTLTLISMPAATDGKRGFSVTVEGGCSSYATGVQVKEVNRMHISPDVRNAIHPADRILEINGAPIRTLQVEEVEDLIRKTSQTLQLLIEHDPVSQRLDRLRLDSRLPTHIKSPISPCSISPLEIKENLEGTLRRRSLRRSNSISKSPGPSSPKEPLLLSRDISRSESLRSSSSCSQQIFRPCDLIHGEVLGKGFFGQAIKVTHKATGKVMVMKELIRCDEETQKTFLTEVKVMRSLDHPNVLKFIGVLYKDKKLNLLTEYIEGGTLKDFLRNADPFPWQQKVSFAKGIASGMAYLHSMCIIHRDLNSHNCLIKLDKTVVVADFGLSRLIVEERKKPTLEKPSAKKRTLRKSDRKKRYTVVGNPYWMAPEMLNGQSYDETVDIFSFGIVLCEIIGQVYADPDCLPRTLDFGLNVKLFWEKFVPADCPPAFFPLAAICCRLEPESRPTFSKLEDCFEALSLFLGELAIPLPSELEELDHNVSVQYGLSRDKLPENTT; this is translated from the exons GTGCTCTGAATGTCAGGATCCCCTCACTAACTGGTACTATGAGAAAGACGGGAAGCTTTACTGTCACAAAGACTACTGGGGGAAGTTTGGAGAATCTTGCCATGGCTGCTCTCTGCTGATGACTGGACCTGTGATG GTGGCAGGCGAATACAAGTATCATCCCGAGTGCTTTGCTTGTATGAGCTGCAAAGTGATCATTGAAGATGGGGACACTTATGCACTCGTGCAGCATTCCAGTCTCTACTG tGGAAAATGCCATAACCAGATTGTGCTGACACCAATGATAGAAAAACACTCCACTGAGTCTCTGCGTGAGCAGCTGCCCTATACACTGACCCTCATCTCCATGCCGGCAGCCACTGATGGCAAGAGAGGATTCTCCGTGACTGTTGAAGGTGGCTGCTCCAGCTATGCCACTGGAGTCCAGGTGAAAGA AGTTAACAGGATGCACATCAGCCCAGATGTCCGAAATGCCATCCACCCTGCGGATCGTATTCTGGAGATTAATGGAGCTCCTATTCGTACATTACAGGTGGAGGAG GTGGAGGACTTGATTCGCAAGACTAGCCAAACGCTTCAGCTGCTGATAGAGCATGACCCTGTCTCACAGCGCTTAGACAGACTCCGTTTGGACTCCCGGCTTCCCACCCACATAAAGTCTCCCATCTCCCCCTGCTCCATCTCTCCACTGGAAATCAAGGAGAACTTGGAAGGAACGCTCCGCCGACGCTCCCTCAG GCGAAGTAACAGCATTTCTAAGTCTCCTGGCCCCAGTTCTCCAAAAGAACCACTCCTTCTGAGCCGTGACATCAGTCGCTCTGAATCCCTACGTTCTTCTTCTAGCTGCTCTCAGCAGATCTTCCGGCCCTGCGACCTGATTCATGGCGAAGTACTAGGAAAAGGATTTTTTGGGCAAGCAATCAAG GTGACTCACAAAGCAACAGGAAAGGTGATGGTGATGAAGGAGCTGATTCGCTGTGATGAGGAGACACAGAAGACTTTCTTGACAGAG GTGAAAGTAATGCGCAGCCTGGATCACCCCAATGTGCTGAAGTTCATCGGAGTACTGTACAAGGACAAGAAGCTGAATCTCCTCACCGAGTACATTGAGGGGGGCACTCTGAAGGACTTCCTCCGCAATGCG GACCCATTTCCCTGGCAGCAGAAGGTCAGCTTTGCCAAAGGAATTGCCTCTGGAATG GCCTACTTGCACTCCATGTGCATCATTCACAGAGACCTGAATTCACACAATTGCCTAATCAAGTTG GATAAGACGGTGGTGGTGGCTGACTTCGGTCTATCTCGGCTGattgtggaggagaggaaaaagcccACTTTGGAGAAGCCTTCTGCCAAGAAGCGAACCCTGCGCAAGAGTGACAGGAAAAAGCGCTACACAGTGGTTGGGAACCCGTACTGGATGGCTCCAGAGATGTTAAATG GACAGAGCTATGATGAGACTGTGGATATCTTCTCATTTGGGATTGTTCTCTGTGAA ATCATAGGCCAGGTGTATGCTGATCCAGACTGCCTCCCACGCACACTGGATTTTGGCCTTAATGTCAAGCTGTTCTGGGAGAAGTTTGTTCCTGCTGACTGTCCTCCAGCCTTCTTCCCTCTGGCTGCCATTTGCTGCAGACTGGAACCGGAGAGCAG GCCCACTTTTTCCAAGCTGGAAGATTGCTTtgaagctctctctctcttcctgggaGAACTGGCCATTCCCCTCCCATctgagctggaggagctggaccACAACGTGAGCGTGCAGTATGGACTGAGCCGTGACAAGTTACCTGAAAACACAACCTAG
- the LIMK2 gene encoding LIM domain kinase 2 isoform X3, with product MTGPVMVAGEYKYHPECFACMSCKVIIEDGDTYALVQHSSLYCGKCHNQIVLTPMIEKHSTESLREQLPYTLTLISMPAATDGKRGFSVTVEGGCSSYATGVQVKEVNRMHISPDVRNAIHPADRILEINGAPIRTLQVEEVEDLIRKTSQTLQLLIEHDPVSQRLDRLRLDSRLPTHIKSPISPCSISPLEIKENLEGTLRRRSLRRSNSISKSPGPSSPKEPLLLSRDISRSESLRSSSSCSQQIFRPCDLIHGEVLGKGFFGQAIKVTHKATGKVMVMKELIRCDEETQKTFLTEVKVMRSLDHPNVLKFIGVLYKDKKLNLLTEYIEGGTLKDFLRNADPFPWQQKVSFAKGIASGMAYLHSMCIIHRDLNSHNCLIKLDKTVVVADFGLSRLIVEERKKPTLEKPSAKKRTLRKSDRKKRYTVVGNPYWMAPEMLNGQSYDETVDIFSFGIVLCEIIGQVYADPDCLPRTLDFGLNVKLFWEKFVPADCPPAFFPLAAICCRLEPESRPTFSKLEDCFEALSLFLGELAIPLPSELEELDHNVSVQYGLSRDKLPENTT from the exons ATGACTGGACCTGTGATG GTGGCAGGCGAATACAAGTATCATCCCGAGTGCTTTGCTTGTATGAGCTGCAAAGTGATCATTGAAGATGGGGACACTTATGCACTCGTGCAGCATTCCAGTCTCTACTG tGGAAAATGCCATAACCAGATTGTGCTGACACCAATGATAGAAAAACACTCCACTGAGTCTCTGCGTGAGCAGCTGCCCTATACACTGACCCTCATCTCCATGCCGGCAGCCACTGATGGCAAGAGAGGATTCTCCGTGACTGTTGAAGGTGGCTGCTCCAGCTATGCCACTGGAGTCCAGGTGAAAGA AGTTAACAGGATGCACATCAGCCCAGATGTCCGAAATGCCATCCACCCTGCGGATCGTATTCTGGAGATTAATGGAGCTCCTATTCGTACATTACAGGTGGAGGAG GTGGAGGACTTGATTCGCAAGACTAGCCAAACGCTTCAGCTGCTGATAGAGCATGACCCTGTCTCACAGCGCTTAGACAGACTCCGTTTGGACTCCCGGCTTCCCACCCACATAAAGTCTCCCATCTCCCCCTGCTCCATCTCTCCACTGGAAATCAAGGAGAACTTGGAAGGAACGCTCCGCCGACGCTCCCTCAG GCGAAGTAACAGCATTTCTAAGTCTCCTGGCCCCAGTTCTCCAAAAGAACCACTCCTTCTGAGCCGTGACATCAGTCGCTCTGAATCCCTACGTTCTTCTTCTAGCTGCTCTCAGCAGATCTTCCGGCCCTGCGACCTGATTCATGGCGAAGTACTAGGAAAAGGATTTTTTGGGCAAGCAATCAAG GTGACTCACAAAGCAACAGGAAAGGTGATGGTGATGAAGGAGCTGATTCGCTGTGATGAGGAGACACAGAAGACTTTCTTGACAGAG GTGAAAGTAATGCGCAGCCTGGATCACCCCAATGTGCTGAAGTTCATCGGAGTACTGTACAAGGACAAGAAGCTGAATCTCCTCACCGAGTACATTGAGGGGGGCACTCTGAAGGACTTCCTCCGCAATGCG GACCCATTTCCCTGGCAGCAGAAGGTCAGCTTTGCCAAAGGAATTGCCTCTGGAATG GCCTACTTGCACTCCATGTGCATCATTCACAGAGACCTGAATTCACACAATTGCCTAATCAAGTTG GATAAGACGGTGGTGGTGGCTGACTTCGGTCTATCTCGGCTGattgtggaggagaggaaaaagcccACTTTGGAGAAGCCTTCTGCCAAGAAGCGAACCCTGCGCAAGAGTGACAGGAAAAAGCGCTACACAGTGGTTGGGAACCCGTACTGGATGGCTCCAGAGATGTTAAATG GACAGAGCTATGATGAGACTGTGGATATCTTCTCATTTGGGATTGTTCTCTGTGAA ATCATAGGCCAGGTGTATGCTGATCCAGACTGCCTCCCACGCACACTGGATTTTGGCCTTAATGTCAAGCTGTTCTGGGAGAAGTTTGTTCCTGCTGACTGTCCTCCAGCCTTCTTCCCTCTGGCTGCCATTTGCTGCAGACTGGAACCGGAGAGCAG GCCCACTTTTTCCAAGCTGGAAGATTGCTTtgaagctctctctctcttcctgggaGAACTGGCCATTCCCCTCCCATctgagctggaggagctggaccACAACGTGAGCGTGCAGTATGGACTGAGCCGTGACAAGTTACCTGAAAACACAACCTAG
- the PIK3IP1 gene encoding phosphoinositide-3-kinase-interacting protein 1 isoform X1 yields the protein MLRGGRRRAAALGALLLLGWLLLAAARGAEECLRGDGASYRGSRRVASGGAPCLNWLAVRSGGGAALPAAAEDHSSCRNPDGAAAPWCYVRGAAGVPEPRPCDIAPCPDGTSTAAPDPTTEVGISQEVNQVFEPADTLPSRSEAAAVQPVIGISQRVQMSSKEKKDLGTLGYVLGLIMMVIIIAIGAGIVMGYIYKRGKDLKEKHEQKVYEREMQRITLPLSAFSNPACELVEENTIVVHTNETPVEDTHDGSGPLMGQAGTPGA from the exons ATgctgcgcgggggccggcggcgggcggcggcgctgggcgcgctgctgctgctgggctggctgctgctggccgccgcccgcggcgccgaGG AGTGCCTCCGCGGCGACGGCGCGTCCTACCGCGGCAGCCGGCGAGTGGCCTCCGGCGGCGCCCCGTGCCTCAACTGGCTGGCggtgcggagcggcggcggcgccgcgctgccggcag CCGCCGAGGaccacagcagctgcagaaacccCGACGGCGCCGCCGCGCCCTGGTGCTACGTCCGAGGCGCCGCCGGGGTCCCCGAGCCGAGACCGTGCGACATCGCCCCGTGCCCAG aTGGTACTTCTACCGCAGCCCCAGACCCTACAACAGAGGTTGGTATTTCTCAGGAGGTCAACCAGGTGTTTGAACCGGCGGATACCTTACCCTCCCGGAGCGAGGCAGCCGCTGTGCAGCCTGTCATTGGGATCAGTCAGAGAGTGCAGATGAGCTCCAAAGAAAAGAAGGACTTAGGGACACTAG GGTATGTGCTGGGGCTGATCATGATGGTCATAATCATTGCCATTGGAGCTGGTATTGTCATGGGATACATCTACAAGAG gGGGAAAGACCTGAAGGAGAAGCATGAACAGAAAGTTTATGAGCGTGAAATGCAGCGCATCACACTGCCACTCTCGGCGTTCAGCAACCCTGCCTGTGAGCTTGTAGAGGAGAACACAATCGTGGTGCACACTAACGAGACACCTGTGGAGGACACGCACGATGGTAGCGGTCCACTCATGGGGCAGGCGGGTACCCCTGGTGCCTGA
- the PIK3IP1 gene encoding phosphoinositide-3-kinase-interacting protein 1 isoform X2, whose product MLRGGRRRAAALGALLLLGWLLLAAARGAEAAEDHSSCRNPDGAAAPWCYVRGAAGVPEPRPCDIAPCPDGTSTAAPDPTTEVGISQEVNQVFEPADTLPSRSEAAAVQPVIGISQRVQMSSKEKKDLGTLGYVLGLIMMVIIIAIGAGIVMGYIYKRGKDLKEKHEQKVYEREMQRITLPLSAFSNPACELVEENTIVVHTNETPVEDTHDGSGPLMGQAGTPGA is encoded by the exons ATgctgcgcgggggccggcggcgggcggcggcgctgggcgcgctgctgctgctgggctggctgctgctggccgccgcccgcggcgccgaGG CCGCCGAGGaccacagcagctgcagaaacccCGACGGCGCCGCCGCGCCCTGGTGCTACGTCCGAGGCGCCGCCGGGGTCCCCGAGCCGAGACCGTGCGACATCGCCCCGTGCCCAG aTGGTACTTCTACCGCAGCCCCAGACCCTACAACAGAGGTTGGTATTTCTCAGGAGGTCAACCAGGTGTTTGAACCGGCGGATACCTTACCCTCCCGGAGCGAGGCAGCCGCTGTGCAGCCTGTCATTGGGATCAGTCAGAGAGTGCAGATGAGCTCCAAAGAAAAGAAGGACTTAGGGACACTAG GGTATGTGCTGGGGCTGATCATGATGGTCATAATCATTGCCATTGGAGCTGGTATTGTCATGGGATACATCTACAAGAG gGGGAAAGACCTGAAGGAGAAGCATGAACAGAAAGTTTATGAGCGTGAAATGCAGCGCATCACACTGCCACTCTCGGCGTTCAGCAACCCTGCCTGTGAGCTTGTAGAGGAGAACACAATCGTGGTGCACACTAACGAGACACCTGTGGAGGACACGCACGATGGTAGCGGTCCACTCATGGGGCAGGCGGGTACCCCTGGTGCCTGA